A genome region from Streptomyces antimycoticus includes the following:
- a CDS encoding PIG-L family deacetylase has translation MRRVVVSPHPDDAVWSCGGMFGAWAARPDALTVVTVFDGGPAAAVRRAEDAAALAAWPVRAVGLGFPDAVHREDRYPGPLSRRRAVHPDDAGTAEAVAAALAPYLREGDLLLLPLAGRTHVDHVIARSAAEHAAAGTAVQVAYYAEFPYRPPSAGGPGMEVTEHRADFSAWLRGALAYRSQVTEMFGGPLRFGRALAGHARTPAVWREHRLAAQDSAAAK, from the coding sequence ATGCGCCGCGTCGTGGTGAGCCCGCATCCCGATGACGCCGTGTGGTCCTGCGGCGGGATGTTCGGCGCGTGGGCGGCACGCCCCGACGCTCTCACCGTGGTCACAGTCTTCGACGGCGGTCCCGCGGCCGCCGTCCGCCGCGCCGAGGACGCCGCCGCGCTGGCCGCTTGGCCGGTCCGGGCGGTCGGCCTCGGCTTCCCCGACGCCGTGCACCGAGAGGACCGCTACCCGGGGCCGCTGTCGCGCCGCCGCGCCGTGCACCCCGACGACGCGGGGACGGCCGAGGCGGTCGCGGCCGCGCTGGCCCCGTATCTGCGCGAGGGAGATCTGCTGCTGCTTCCGCTGGCCGGACGCACCCATGTGGACCATGTCATCGCGCGTTCGGCCGCCGAGCACGCGGCGGCCGGGACCGCCGTCCAGGTCGCGTACTACGCCGAGTTCCCCTATCGGCCGCCCTCGGCGGGCGGGCCCGGTATGGAGGTCACCGAGCACCGGGCCGACTTCTCCGCCTGGCTGCGCGGTGCTCTGGCCTACCGCTCGCAGGTCACGGAGATGTTCGGCGGACCGCTGCGGTTCGGCCGGGCGCTGGCCGGGCACGCCCGCACCCCCGCGGTGTGGCGGGAGCACCGCTTGGCCGCTCAGGACTCCGCGGCCGCGAAGTAG
- a CDS encoding ANL family adenylate-forming protein, with protein sequence MADLAITAGGLDGLDGLDGVEPATTVALSGANGGPWLAAYRTLIDAGAVVLLLDRDAPPAEHRRLLDAAGGGRLVVVDGDRVTVTGDPAPSSHPPGTVLLPSSGTTGAPKLVARSTDSLRAEGRRHARYAGLGADDTLLVPLHLWHAYALGWAHAAFEAECTIAAVPPNALGRCAEHIAAGATVLALVPTVARLLARRTGRAVPDNALRLAMVGAGPVDAALEERFTAAFGIGLARNYGSTETGALFSGAPGSPPGCVGFPLDGVEFRVVGPDGADMRPGAQGELLVRVDGEAWHPMGDLAAYDPAAGLRLLGRRTRAIRRGDRWIAPEEIEAALCRHPDIADARVYPVRHGTSVALQAEVVHVRGPGADVSGLGGHAKALLGPQKVPDRVRCVGEVPRGRVGKPLPPRALALAGRDALVAAATAYKRSELLFTLVDLGIVEALGEGARTAPELAVRLGLDEAACAELLRTAEDAGLLRPEDPVPTTAEGTGGVDTALVALEAELSRSWVTREALAEVVRSGAARRPFDREGPSERLREVYETALHGAAAHRRARSGLALARFAAGHSLLEVSAGPGVYHRVAGEGTYAGRGPLPDGVFDLVVLANAIHGPAADLRAVAERLAPGGRLLVDDVFLDAPEGVPPETRLDWLTHGGTAWPTEAAAAAGLAAAGLTVRRTLHLGRPACTLLLAARERP encoded by the coding sequence GTGGCTGACCTGGCGATCACCGCGGGCGGCCTCGACGGGCTCGATGGGCTCGACGGCGTCGAGCCCGCGACGACCGTCGCCCTCTCCGGAGCGAACGGTGGTCCCTGGCTCGCGGCCTACCGGACGCTGATCGACGCCGGGGCCGTGGTGCTGCTGCTCGACCGCGACGCGCCGCCCGCCGAGCACCGCAGGCTCCTGGACGCGGCCGGAGGCGGACGCCTCGTGGTCGTGGACGGCGACCGCGTCACGGTCACCGGCGACCCCGCGCCATCGAGCCACCCGCCGGGCACCGTACTGCTGCCCAGCTCGGGAACCACCGGCGCGCCCAAGCTGGTCGCGCGTTCGACGGATTCCCTGCGCGCCGAGGGACGCCGGCACGCGCGGTACGCGGGCCTGGGCGCCGATGACACGCTGCTGGTACCGCTGCATCTGTGGCACGCCTACGCGCTCGGCTGGGCGCATGCCGCGTTCGAGGCCGAGTGCACGATCGCCGCGGTCCCGCCGAACGCGCTCGGCCGCTGCGCGGAGCACATCGCCGCCGGGGCCACCGTGCTCGCGCTCGTCCCGACCGTCGCGCGCCTGCTCGCGCGGCGCACCGGCAGAGCGGTGCCGGACAACGCGCTGCGCCTGGCCATGGTCGGTGCGGGGCCGGTCGACGCGGCGCTGGAGGAGCGGTTCACCGCCGCGTTCGGGATCGGCCTGGCGCGCAACTACGGCTCCACCGAGACCGGGGCGCTGTTCAGCGGCGCGCCCGGCAGCCCGCCCGGCTGCGTCGGATTCCCGCTGGACGGCGTGGAATTCCGCGTCGTCGGCCCGGACGGGGCCGATATGCGGCCCGGTGCGCAGGGCGAGTTGCTGGTGCGGGTGGACGGCGAGGCGTGGCACCCCATGGGCGACCTGGCCGCCTACGACCCCGCCGCGGGGCTGCGGCTGCTGGGGCGCCGTACGCGTGCCATCCGGCGCGGGGACCGGTGGATCGCGCCGGAGGAGATCGAGGCCGCGCTGTGCCGCCACCCCGACATCGCCGACGCCCGCGTCTACCCCGTCCGGCACGGCACCTCGGTCGCGCTGCAGGCCGAGGTGGTGCATGTGCGCGGACCGGGCGCGGACGTCTCCGGCCTCGGCGGGCACGCGAAGGCGCTGCTCGGCCCGCAGAAGGTCCCCGACCGCGTCCGGTGCGTCGGCGAGGTGCCGCGCGGCCGGGTCGGCAAACCCCTTCCGCCGCGTGCGCTCGCCCTGGCGGGCCGGGACGCCCTGGTCGCCGCCGCCACCGCCTACAAGCGCAGTGAGCTGCTCTTCACCCTGGTGGACCTCGGCATTGTCGAGGCGCTCGGCGAAGGAGCGAGGACCGCGCCGGAACTGGCCGTGCGGCTGGGCCTGGACGAGGCGGCCTGCGCCGAGTTGCTGCGCACCGCCGAGGACGCCGGGCTGCTGCGCCCCGAGGACCCCGTCCCCACCACCGCCGAGGGGACCGGCGGCGTGGATACGGCGCTGGTCGCGCTGGAGGCGGAGCTGTCGCGGTCGTGGGTGACCCGCGAGGCCCTGGCTGAGGTCGTCCGGTCCGGGGCCGCGCGACGCCCGTTCGACCGCGAGGGACCCTCCGAGCGGCTGCGCGAGGTCTACGAGACGGCCCTGCACGGGGCGGCCGCGCACCGCCGCGCCCGCAGCGGCCTGGCGCTGGCCCGCTTCGCCGCGGGCCACAGCCTCCTGGAGGTGTCCGCCGGGCCCGGTGTCTACCACCGGGTCGCGGGCGAGGGCACCTACGCCGGGCGGGGGCCGCTCCCCGACGGCGTCTTCGACCTGGTGGTGCTCGCCAACGCGATCCACGGCCCGGCGGCCGACCTGCGTGCCGTCGCCGAGCGGCTGGCCCCCGGCGGGCGGCTGCTGGTGGACGACGTGTTCCTGGACGCGCCCGAGGGCGTTCCGCCGGAGACCCGGCTGGACTGGCTCACCCACGGCGGTACCGCCTGGCCCACCGAGGCGGCGGCGGCCGCGGGGCTGGCCGCCGCCGGGCTGACCGTCCGGCGGACCCTGCACCTCGGCCGCCCCGCCTGCACGCTGCTGCTCGCCGCCCGGGAGCGGCCGTGA
- a CDS encoding type II 3-dehydroquinate dehydratase, translating into MAELPLLNGPNLAQLGRRRPEIYGTTTLTGIEEMVRKAVPGHTVRAVQDECEGALVRAVHAAGDCAGAIVNPGALMMAGWSLRDALESFPAPWIEVHLSNVWAREEFRHHSVLSPPASGVIAGLGADGYRVATPALPATIEG; encoded by the coding sequence ATGGCTGAGCTGCCGCTGCTCAACGGCCCGAACCTGGCGCAACTCGGCCGGCGCCGCCCGGAGATCTACGGCACCACGACACTCACCGGAATCGAGGAGATGGTCCGCAAAGCCGTCCCCGGCCACACCGTGCGGGCCGTGCAGGACGAATGCGAGGGGGCGCTGGTGCGCGCCGTGCACGCCGCCGGCGACTGCGCGGGCGCCATCGTCAACCCGGGTGCGCTGATGATGGCCGGGTGGAGCCTGCGCGACGCGCTGGAGAGCTTCCCCGCCCCGTGGATCGAGGTCCACCTGTCGAATGTGTGGGCCCGCGAGGAGTTCCGGCACCACTCGGTGCTCTCGCCGCCGGCCTCGGGCGTCATCGCGGGCCTGGGCGCCGATGGGTACCGGGTCGCGACGCCGGCGCTGCCGGCCACGATCGAGGGCTGA
- a CDS encoding Gfo/Idh/MocA family protein, translating to MTAALRVGLLGYGWVNRTVWLPRIRRHPRLDLAAVHDPEAADAPAAMSWTGFLDARPDVVVIGTPNHTHAALASAVLERGIPVVVEKPLCLSRAEFDTLAERARGVGLLVSRAAVRREDIRRLAGTLPPGPLTVRASWLRAGGVPRPGSWFTGRATAGGGALLDLGWHLADVALGLLGRPRLVTVAAELRTPGGEHAGGHTPGRAAWRGDTAGTGPVDVEVDGTVRAEFEGGARLVLRAAWESEVATDRTRFVVEGGAERRVLTGTFGFSPNRVAEPALTAWGPGSYRRVTLPDPVGREYDAQVEAIADFASGTLDWEAELAESAAVVDLLEAAYRASGRPLALPESTAV from the coding sequence GTGACCGCTGCGCTGCGGGTGGGCCTGCTCGGCTACGGCTGGGTCAACCGGACGGTCTGGCTGCCGCGGATTCGCCGCCATCCGCGCCTGGATCTGGCGGCCGTGCACGACCCGGAGGCCGCCGATGCTCCGGCGGCCATGTCCTGGACCGGTTTCCTGGACGCCCGTCCCGACGTGGTCGTGATCGGCACCCCCAACCACACCCACGCCGCGCTGGCCTCCGCCGTGCTGGAGCGCGGCATACCCGTGGTGGTGGAGAAGCCGCTGTGCCTGAGCCGCGCGGAGTTCGACACGCTGGCCGAGCGGGCGCGCGGAGTCGGGCTGTTGGTCAGCCGGGCCGCCGTGCGCCGCGAGGACATACGGCGCCTGGCCGGTACTCTGCCGCCCGGGCCGCTGACCGTACGGGCGAGCTGGCTGCGCGCGGGCGGGGTGCCGCGCCCCGGCTCGTGGTTCACCGGCCGCGCCACGGCGGGTGGTGGAGCGCTGCTCGACCTCGGCTGGCATCTGGCCGACGTGGCGCTCGGGCTGCTGGGCCGGCCCCGGCTCGTCACGGTGGCGGCCGAACTGCGCACGCCGGGCGGCGAGCACGCCGGTGGGCACACCCCCGGGCGCGCCGCCTGGCGTGGCGACACGGCCGGCACGGGTCCGGTGGACGTCGAGGTGGACGGCACGGTGCGCGCCGAGTTCGAGGGCGGGGCACGGCTGGTGCTGCGGGCCGCCTGGGAGAGCGAAGTGGCCACCGACCGCACGCGGTTCGTCGTCGAGGGCGGCGCCGAGCGCCGGGTGCTGACCGGGACGTTCGGGTTCAGCCCGAACCGGGTGGCCGAGCCGGCGCTGACCGCCTGGGGCCCCGGCTCCTACCGCCGCGTCACCTTGCCGGACCCGGTCGGGCGGGAGTACGACGCGCAGGTGGAGGCCATCGCCGACTTCGCCTCCGGGACCCTGGACTGGGAGGCGGAGCTGGCCGAGTCCGCCGCCGTGGTGGACCTGCTGGAGGCCGCCTACCGGGCGTCGGGCCGTCCGCTGGCCCTGCCGGAGAGCACGGCCGTATGA
- a CDS encoding alkaline phosphatase family protein produces MPHTAPPKAVVLGIDGGSLELIEPLVAEGALPVLGKLLADSAHGPTTTTWPAHTAPGWSTFVTARRPGGHGIYQFFDTQDPVYGDRLVGTGDYGCDTAWEWFARQGWSVGLVNVPMSHPPREVPGYQLTWPLARTLRYSEPPGLLGELARAGAGFKADIAAMFQGDLSYAEAAVEHVRARGRTIQYVLRERPVDVFMAVITEIDRICHHYWHFADACHDRHTAPDRQEWADAIRATYIAIDEVFGEILDVVGDETPVLLLSDHGFGPGRYNVAVNAVLAEAGLLATRPGAAPPAEGDGLADWFRAQGREVDFTRTRAYMPTPGCYAVNANLAGRQRDGMVTDPGPVLAEVAELLLGLRAPDTGAPVFAAALPREDAYPGPMTHAAPDLLLIPADEGVLASPAIGGPLWRPSEQTGMHRYLGMWALRGTSLAPGRRTAPVALADLMPTLLEEAGLTFPAAVHGRPLQWGGAEGGRAFLAPGETASVVASGRAGETARLSEEDLTAEALGAMGYL; encoded by the coding sequence ATGCCGCATACCGCACCACCCAAGGCCGTCGTGCTCGGCATCGACGGGGGCAGTCTCGAGCTGATCGAGCCGCTGGTCGCCGAGGGCGCGCTGCCGGTGCTCGGGAAGCTGCTCGCCGACAGCGCACACGGCCCGACCACCACCACATGGCCGGCCCACACCGCGCCCGGCTGGAGCACGTTCGTCACCGCGCGCCGCCCCGGCGGCCACGGCATCTACCAATTCTTCGACACCCAGGACCCGGTCTACGGGGACCGTCTGGTCGGCACCGGCGACTACGGCTGCGACACCGCCTGGGAGTGGTTCGCCCGGCAGGGCTGGAGCGTCGGGCTCGTCAATGTGCCGATGTCCCACCCGCCCCGCGAAGTCCCCGGCTACCAGCTCACCTGGCCGCTGGCGCGGACCCTGCGCTACAGCGAACCGCCGGGGCTGCTGGGGGAGTTGGCCCGGGCGGGCGCGGGCTTCAAGGCCGACATCGCCGCGATGTTCCAAGGCGATCTGTCCTACGCGGAGGCCGCCGTCGAGCACGTCCGGGCGCGCGGCCGGACGATCCAGTACGTGCTGCGGGAGCGCCCGGTCGACGTCTTCATGGCGGTCATCACCGAGATCGACCGCATCTGCCACCACTACTGGCACTTCGCCGACGCCTGCCACGACCGCCACACCGCCCCCGACCGCCAGGAGTGGGCCGACGCGATCCGCGCCACCTACATCGCGATCGACGAGGTGTTCGGCGAGATCCTCGACGTGGTGGGCGACGAGACGCCCGTACTGCTGCTGTCGGACCACGGGTTCGGGCCGGGCCGCTACAACGTCGCGGTCAACGCCGTCCTCGCCGAGGCCGGGCTGCTGGCCACCCGGCCCGGCGCCGCACCGCCTGCCGAGGGCGACGGCCTCGCCGACTGGTTCCGGGCCCAAGGACGCGAGGTGGACTTCACCCGCACCCGCGCCTATATGCCCACGCCCGGCTGCTACGCGGTCAACGCCAACCTCGCGGGCCGCCAGCGCGACGGCATGGTGACCGACCCGGGCCCCGTCCTGGCCGAGGTCGCCGAGCTGCTGCTGGGGCTGCGCGCCCCCGACACCGGCGCACCGGTCTTCGCCGCCGCGCTGCCGCGCGAGGACGCCTACCCGGGCCCGATGACCCACGCGGCCCCCGATCTGCTGCTCATCCCCGCCGACGAGGGCGTGCTGGCGAGCCCGGCGATCGGCGGCCCGCTGTGGCGGCCCAGCGAGCAGACCGGCATGCACCGCTACCTGGGGATGTGGGCGCTGCGCGGGACGAGCCTTGCTCCCGGCCGCCGCACCGCGCCCGTGGCGCTGGCCGATCTGATGCCCACGCTGCTGGAGGAGGCCGGCCTGACGTTCCCGGCCGCCGTCCACGGCCGCCCGCTCCAGTGGGGCGGCGCGGAGGGTGGACGGGCCTTCCTCGCCCCCGGGGAGACCGCCTCCGTGGTGGCGTCCGGGAGAGCCGGGGAAACGGCGCGGCTGAGTGAAGAGGATCTGACCGCCGAGGCGCTGGGCGCCATGGGCTACCTGTGA
- a CDS encoding acyl carrier protein: MNDTKDRLRRVLVESLRLDLAPEAVPDTGLREAVGIDSVMGLEFLIWVENEFGIQIQDEDLSVELVDSLDTLAAYVDERAARTAAARD, encoded by the coding sequence ATGAACGACACCAAGGACCGTCTGCGCCGCGTGCTGGTGGAATCACTGCGGCTGGATCTCGCCCCCGAGGCGGTGCCCGACACGGGCCTGCGCGAGGCGGTCGGCATCGACTCGGTGATGGGGCTGGAGTTCCTCATCTGGGTGGAGAACGAGTTCGGCATACAGATCCAGGACGAGGACCTCAGCGTCGAGCTGGTCGACTCGCTCGACACGCTCGCCGCCTACGTGGACGAGCGCGCGGCGCGGACCGCCGCCGCCCGGGATTGA
- a CDS encoding glycosyltransferase family 2 protein gives MSGLSVVIPTKDKPESLRATLACLLADGPPSAEIVVVSDGQGPVEVPADAPVRVVEGPRRGRAAARNTGARAAGGTRLLFVDDDILTGPGFLSAHAAHGTGPGFVHGPLMEFPVARRWLAAHGPDPVAAAAVLNGGERLVRNNLEAAVLAVAAGTAPARLGWLACVGANLSLSRAAFDQAGGFDEGFGTRWGCEDLELGVRLLAAGHRPTVDQGAPGVHLTHARPDRWEQHEATHQRFASLHDTADVRALPLLLTGSLAAYFAAAES, from the coding sequence ATGAGCGGGTTGAGCGTCGTCATCCCGACGAAGGACAAGCCGGAGTCGCTGCGTGCCACGCTGGCGTGTCTGCTGGCCGACGGACCGCCCTCGGCTGAGATCGTCGTCGTCAGCGACGGCCAGGGGCCTGTGGAGGTCCCGGCGGACGCGCCGGTCCGCGTCGTCGAGGGGCCGCGCCGAGGCCGCGCCGCCGCCCGCAACACCGGTGCGCGCGCGGCCGGTGGCACCCGCCTGCTGTTCGTGGACGACGACATCCTCACCGGCCCCGGCTTTCTGTCCGCGCACGCCGCCCACGGCACCGGGCCCGGCTTCGTTCACGGTCCGCTGATGGAATTCCCCGTCGCCCGCCGCTGGCTGGCGGCCCATGGCCCCGACCCGGTCGCGGCGGCGGCCGTGCTGAACGGAGGCGAGCGGCTGGTCCGCAACAACCTGGAGGCCGCCGTGCTGGCCGTGGCCGCCGGGACGGCCCCGGCCCGGCTGGGCTGGCTGGCCTGTGTGGGCGCCAACCTGTCGCTGTCGCGGGCGGCGTTCGACCAGGCGGGCGGATTCGACGAGGGCTTCGGCACCCGCTGGGGCTGTGAGGACCTGGAACTGGGGGTGCGGCTGCTGGCGGCGGGGCACCGGCCCACGGTGGACCAGGGCGCGCCCGGCGTCCACCTCACCCACGCCCGTCCCGACCGCTGGGAGCAGCACGAAGCCACCCACCAGCGGTTCGCCTCGCTCCACGACACCGCCGACGTCCGCGCCCTGCCGCTGCTGCTGACGGGGAGTTTGGCCGCCTACTTCGCGGCCGCGGAGTCCTGA
- a CDS encoding HAD family hydrolase, whose amino-acid sequence MSATSAVVFDLDGVLLDTTENMRRAFAATWRAAGRPGDPPFTTFLAHMGAPLPRILDALGLSTELAAVYAAESTRHIELVTAHPGIPVVLASLASAGVPTAVATGKTHERALQALTAAGIAHGLDVVIGSDQVTRPKPDPEIVLTALAALPDAPDAARAFFVGDSVLDMRSGRAAGTTVVAAGWGQTAPETLRAEGPDHYAGTALDLLAVFGLPSPVRETSPGAHDG is encoded by the coding sequence ATGAGCGCTACCTCCGCTGTCGTCTTCGACCTGGACGGCGTCCTGCTCGACACCACCGAGAACATGCGCCGTGCCTTCGCCGCCACCTGGCGGGCCGCCGGGCGGCCGGGCGATCCGCCGTTCACCACGTTCCTGGCCCATATGGGCGCACCGCTGCCCCGGATCCTCGATGCCCTGGGCCTGTCCACCGAGTTGGCGGCGGTCTACGCGGCCGAGAGCACCCGCCACATCGAGCTGGTCACCGCGCACCCGGGCATCCCGGTGGTGCTGGCCTCGCTCGCCTCGGCCGGGGTGCCGACCGCCGTCGCGACCGGCAAGACCCACGAGCGCGCCCTGCAGGCGCTCACCGCGGCCGGGATCGCCCACGGCCTGGACGTCGTGATCGGCAGCGACCAGGTGACGCGGCCCAAGCCCGATCCGGAGATCGTGCTGACCGCCCTCGCCGCACTGCCCGACGCCCCTGACGCGGCACGGGCGTTCTTCGTCGGCGACAGCGTGCTGGACATGCGCTCCGGCCGGGCCGCGGGCACCACCGTGGTCGCGGCGGGCTGGGGGCAGACCGCCCCGGAGACGCTGCGCGCCGAAGGCCCCGACCACTACGCGGGGACCGCCCTCGACCTGCTCGCCGTGTTCGGCCTGCCCTCCCCCGTGCGGGAGACGTCTCCGGGAGCCCACGATGGCTGA
- a CDS encoding DegT/DnrJ/EryC1/StrS family aminotransferase: protein MSLDPTAAPPAPVRRIDADDLPPWPQHDHTERAALDRVLAQGQWWRAAGTENEDFEREFAAYNGAPRALAVTNGTAALELALRLHGIGPGDEVVVPAFTFISTSLAVQNVGAIPVPADVDPETYCLTPDAVRTALTPATRAVIPVHMAGHLADMHGLGDLAAEHGLALIQDAAHAQGGVWDGTPVGAFPTVACYSFQNGKLMTAGEGGALTLPDEKTYEQAYLMHTCGRPRGDTTYQHETGGSNYRVSEFTAAILRAQLARLDGQTRIREQRTALLDALLAEVPGLRLQARDPRMDVNPHYMYLVALDPSAGRAARDALVAGLKAAGVPACVNFPPVYRTGSFQAGPVPTTPVPELAERCAVAEDLGAHGLWIHHRVLLAEPHVVERVATVVAALAARAGDPVVTR from the coding sequence GTGTCCCTCGACCCGACAGCCGCGCCCCCGGCCCCCGTCCGCCGGATCGACGCCGACGACCTGCCGCCGTGGCCCCAGCACGACCACACCGAGCGCGCCGCGCTGGACCGTGTCCTGGCACAGGGTCAGTGGTGGCGGGCGGCGGGCACCGAGAACGAGGACTTCGAGCGCGAGTTCGCCGCGTACAACGGCGCACCGCGCGCGCTCGCGGTGACCAACGGCACCGCCGCGCTCGAACTGGCCCTGCGACTGCACGGCATCGGGCCCGGCGACGAGGTCGTGGTGCCCGCGTTCACCTTCATCAGCACCTCGCTGGCCGTGCAGAACGTGGGCGCGATCCCCGTCCCGGCGGACGTGGACCCCGAGACCTACTGCCTGACGCCCGACGCCGTCCGCACCGCGCTGACCCCGGCGACCCGCGCGGTCATCCCCGTCCATATGGCCGGCCACCTCGCCGATATGCACGGGCTGGGGGACCTGGCCGCCGAGCACGGCCTGGCGCTCATCCAGGACGCCGCGCACGCCCAGGGCGGGGTGTGGGACGGGACGCCGGTCGGCGCGTTTCCCACGGTCGCCTGCTACAGCTTCCAGAACGGCAAGCTGATGACCGCCGGGGAGGGCGGGGCGCTGACCCTGCCCGACGAGAAGACGTACGAGCAGGCGTATCTGATGCACACCTGCGGGCGGCCCCGCGGCGACACCACCTACCAGCACGAGACGGGCGGCTCCAACTACCGCGTCAGCGAGTTCACGGCGGCGATCCTGCGCGCCCAACTGGCCCGCCTGGACGGGCAGACGCGGATCCGGGAGCAGCGCACCGCCCTGCTCGACGCGCTGCTGGCCGAGGTGCCCGGGCTGCGCCTGCAGGCCCGTGACCCGCGGATGGATGTCAACCCGCACTACATGTACCTGGTGGCCCTCGACCCGTCGGCGGGCCGGGCGGCGCGCGACGCGCTGGTGGCGGGGCTGAAGGCGGCGGGCGTCCCGGCGTGCGTCAACTTCCCGCCCGTCTACCGCACCGGGTCCTTCCAGGCGGGCCCGGTGCCCACGACGCCCGTACCGGAGCTGGCCGAGCGATGCGCGGTGGCGGAGGACCTGGGCGCCCACGGCCTGTGGATCCACCACCGGGTGCTGCTCGCCGAACCACACGTGGTGGAGCGCGTGGCCACCGTGGTCGCCGCACTGGCCGCGCGGGCCGGCGACCCCGTGGTGACACGGTGA
- a CDS encoding SDR family NAD(P)-dependent oxidoreductase, producing MTGPRVALVTGASGLLGAAICHALADAGMTVLPVCHQGVERAAELSAKIGALEPVQADLTDPAAAMGRIRERGVVPGVLVCAHGRTLRRSVLTPGDDDGLWNLNVHSVTRLAGLVGKGMLRQRGGRIVLVGSRAGSVGMPGQAEYAATKAALSAWAASAAWDFGRFGVTVNVVAPGAVQPGPGSSLYTEEENRAVTERIALRRLAAPEEVADAVAFLAGPRSGYITGQTLLVDGAARW from the coding sequence GTGACCGGTCCGCGCGTGGCGCTGGTGACCGGCGCGAGCGGCCTGCTCGGTGCCGCGATCTGCCACGCCCTGGCCGACGCGGGCATGACCGTCCTGCCCGTGTGCCACCAGGGCGTGGAGCGGGCGGCCGAACTCTCCGCGAAGATCGGCGCGCTCGAACCCGTCCAGGCCGACCTGACCGACCCGGCCGCCGCGATGGGCCGGATCAGGGAGCGCGGCGTCGTGCCCGGCGTCCTGGTGTGCGCCCATGGCAGGACGCTGCGGCGCTCCGTCCTGACGCCCGGCGACGACGACGGCCTGTGGAACCTCAACGTCCACTCGGTGACCCGGCTGGCCGGGCTCGTCGGCAAGGGGATGCTGCGGCAGCGGGGCGGCCGGATCGTGCTGGTCGGATCCCGCGCCGGAAGCGTCGGGATGCCCGGCCAGGCCGAGTACGCGGCCACCAAGGCCGCGCTGTCGGCGTGGGCGGCGTCGGCCGCCTGGGACTTCGGCCGCTTCGGCGTCACCGTCAACGTCGTGGCGCCCGGCGCCGTCCAGCCCGGCCCCGGCTCCTCGCTCTACACGGAGGAGGAGAACCGCGCCGTCACCGAGCGCATCGCGCTGCGCCGCCTCGCCGCGCCGGAGGAGGTCGCCGACGCGGTGGCCTTCCTGGCCGGGCCACGCTCCGGCTACATCACCGGGCAGACGCTGCTGGTGGACGGAGCCGCGCGATGGTGA